In Allomuricauda ruestringensis DSM 13258, the following proteins share a genomic window:
- a CDS encoding DUF1573 domain-containing protein: MMKKTVLMLFVGLLSLGIYAQETAKIEFKSETIDYGEIERGSDGVRVFEFTNTGDVPLVISNVRSSCGCTIPKKPEEPIMPGKVGKIEVKYDTNRVGPIRKAITVTSNADTPTKVLKIKGTVKNPGAK, from the coding sequence ATGATGAAAAAAACTGTACTCATGCTGTTTGTAGGGCTTTTATCCTTAGGGATTTATGCTCAGGAGACTGCTAAAATCGAATTTAAAAGCGAGACCATTGATTACGGAGAAATCGAAAGAGGTAGCGATGGTGTTCGTGTTTTTGAATTTACCAACACTGGCGATGTTCCTTTGGTGATCAGCAATGTTAGATCTAGCTGCGGATGTACTATCCCTAAAAAGCCCGAAGAGCCCATTATGCCTGGAAAAGTTGGTAAAATTGAAGTGAAATATGACACCAACAGGGTTGGCCCCATTAGAAAGGCCATTACTGTGACCTCCAATGCGGATACTCCAACAAAAGTTTTGAAAATTAAGGGTACCGTTAAAAATCCGGGAGCGAAATAA
- a CDS encoding RNA polymerase sigma factor — protein MSTLIERHIVSLLAEKDDKAISLLYENYGDTLFGVAFKVVKDEDLAQDVLQESFIKIWKKADSYDASKAKLFTWLFRIVRNTAIDKLRSVNNKSDKEIQIDVSDVYNVGVKAINPEHLDIQENLDKIEDKYRVVLEALFFEGMTQQEASDELDIPLGTIKSRLKIGLRELGKIYGTTMSLLFLLNLLS, from the coding sequence ATGAGCACATTGATCGAGAGACATATTGTTTCACTCCTTGCGGAAAAAGACGATAAGGCTATTTCCCTACTCTACGAAAATTATGGTGATACACTTTTCGGTGTTGCTTTTAAAGTGGTAAAAGATGAAGATTTGGCCCAAGATGTGCTCCAGGAAAGTTTTATCAAAATCTGGAAAAAAGCTGATAGTTACGATGCCTCCAAAGCCAAACTTTTTACCTGGCTATTTCGAATTGTGCGAAATACAGCCATAGATAAGTTACGGAGCGTCAATAATAAATCGGACAAGGAAATCCAAATCGACGTTTCAGACGTATATAATGTTGGAGTGAAGGCTATTAACCCTGAACATCTGGACATCCAAGAAAACTTGGACAAGATTGAAGATAAGTACAGGGTTGTTCTTGAAGCCCTGTTTTTTGAGGGAATGACGCAGCAGGAGGCAAGTGATGAATTGGATATTCCCTTGGGAACCATAAAGTCCCGATTAAAAATCGGGCTTAGGGAACTTGGAAAAATTTACGGCACAACCATGTCTTTGCTTTTTTTATTAAATCTATTATCATGA
- a CDS encoding valine--tRNA ligase, giving the protein MEIPSKYDPKRVEEHWYAYWSEHNYFSSKPDEREPYTIVIPPPNVTGVLHMGHMLNNTIQDVLIRRARLLGKNACWVPGMDHASIATEAKVVAKLKADGIDKSKLSRDEFLKHAWDWTNEYGGVILQQLKKLGCSCDWGRTKFTMDDDMSASVIKVFVDLYNKGLIYRGYRMVNWDPEAKTTLSDEEVIYEERQGNLYYLSYAIEGSDEKVIIATTRPETILGDTAICINPNDERYRHLKGKKAIVPICDRVIPIIEDEYVDVEFGTGCLKVTPAHDENDKNLGEKHNLDVVDIFNEDATLNSFGLHYEGKDRFVVRKEISKELEEKGYLVKTEQHTNKVGTSERTKAVIEPRLSDQWFLKMENMAKPALEGVLKTKDVKLYPSKFENTYRHWMENIRDWNISRQLWWGQQIPAYYYGDGKEDFVVAETPEEALKLAQEKTSDLGLRTSDLTQDPDVLDTWFSSWLWPISVFGGILEPDNKEVNYYYPTSDLVTGPDILFFWVARMIMAGYEYRGERPFENVYLTGLVRDKQRRKMSKSLGNSPDALKLIEDFGADGVRVGLLLSSAAGNDLLFDEALCQQGANFANKIWNAFRLVRGWEVANIPQPEAAQKGVEWYKAKFNQTLVEIEDHFSKYRISDALMATYKLVWDDFCSWLLEIVKPEYQKPIDKATYNEVLGLFEENLKLLHPFMPFLTEEVWQHIDERTPEDALIVAQWPKAKEVNSALIAEFEFASEVISGVRTIRKEKNIPQKDALELFMLNGEKVGNQMDAIILKLGNLSKMEAVDASLEGALTFRVKSNEYFIPISGAIDVEAEIAKITEELNYTKGFLKSVEKKLSNERFVNNAPEKVVAMERKKAADAEAKIETLEKSLASLK; this is encoded by the coding sequence ATGGAAATTCCATCAAAATATGACCCCAAAAGGGTTGAAGAACACTGGTATGCTTACTGGTCGGAGCACAATTATTTTAGCTCCAAACCAGACGAAAGGGAGCCGTATACCATAGTAATACCCCCGCCAAACGTTACTGGTGTGCTTCACATGGGCCACATGCTCAATAATACCATTCAAGATGTTCTTATCCGAAGGGCACGACTCTTAGGTAAAAATGCCTGTTGGGTACCGGGAATGGACCATGCCTCTATCGCTACCGAGGCCAAGGTGGTTGCCAAACTTAAAGCTGATGGTATTGACAAATCAAAATTGTCCCGCGATGAATTTCTAAAACATGCATGGGATTGGACCAACGAGTACGGAGGGGTAATCCTTCAACAATTAAAAAAATTGGGCTGCTCCTGCGATTGGGGCCGAACCAAGTTTACTATGGATGACGATATGTCAGCCTCGGTAATCAAGGTTTTTGTTGATTTATATAATAAAGGCTTGATTTACAGGGGGTATCGAATGGTGAATTGGGATCCTGAAGCGAAGACCACGCTTTCTGATGAGGAGGTAATCTATGAAGAACGACAAGGTAACCTGTATTATTTATCCTATGCCATTGAAGGTTCGGACGAAAAAGTGATCATTGCCACGACCCGTCCAGAGACTATTTTGGGCGATACCGCTATTTGTATCAATCCAAACGATGAAAGATACCGTCATCTTAAAGGTAAAAAGGCCATTGTACCTATTTGTGATAGGGTGATTCCCATTATTGAAGATGAATATGTGGACGTTGAATTTGGTACGGGATGCTTAAAAGTAACTCCTGCACATGACGAGAACGATAAAAATCTTGGGGAAAAGCATAATCTAGATGTAGTTGATATTTTTAATGAGGATGCCACCCTGAATTCTTTTGGCCTTCACTACGAAGGCAAGGACCGTTTTGTGGTGCGTAAAGAAATTTCCAAGGAATTGGAAGAAAAAGGGTATCTGGTGAAAACCGAACAGCATACCAACAAAGTGGGTACATCCGAAAGGACCAAAGCCGTAATCGAGCCAAGACTTTCGGACCAATGGTTCCTGAAAATGGAAAACATGGCCAAACCTGCTCTTGAAGGCGTTTTGAAGACCAAGGACGTAAAATTGTACCCCTCCAAGTTTGAAAACACCTATCGCCATTGGATGGAGAACATCCGGGATTGGAACATTTCCCGTCAATTATGGTGGGGACAGCAAATTCCTGCTTATTATTATGGGGATGGAAAAGAGGATTTTGTGGTTGCAGAAACCCCCGAAGAAGCACTTAAACTGGCACAGGAAAAAACTTCGGACCTCGGACTTCGGACTTCGGACTTAACACAAGATCCTGACGTATTGGATACTTGGTTTTCTTCGTGGTTGTGGCCCATAAGTGTTTTCGGTGGAATTTTAGAGCCAGATAACAAAGAGGTAAATTATTACTACCCAACCAGCGATTTAGTTACGGGACCCGATATTTTGTTCTTCTGGGTAGCCCGTATGATCATGGCCGGATATGAATATCGGGGGGAAAGACCTTTTGAAAATGTATATCTCACAGGTTTGGTTCGTGACAAACAGCGCCGAAAAATGTCAAAATCCTTGGGTAACTCACCCGATGCCCTAAAATTGATTGAAGATTTTGGCGCTGACGGTGTTCGTGTAGGACTTTTATTGAGTTCTGCAGCAGGAAACGATTTGTTGTTCGACGAAGCCCTTTGCCAGCAAGGAGCCAACTTTGCCAATAAAATTTGGAACGCGTTCCGATTGGTAAGGGGATGGGAAGTCGCGAATATTCCGCAGCCCGAAGCCGCACAAAAGGGAGTTGAGTGGTACAAGGCAAAGTTCAATCAAACTTTGGTGGAAATTGAAGACCATTTTTCCAAATACCGTATTTCCGATGCCTTGATGGCTACCTACAAATTGGTGTGGGACGATTTTTGCTCTTGGTTGCTGGAAATTGTAAAGCCAGAGTATCAAAAACCAATCGATAAAGCAACCTACAACGAAGTGCTTGGTCTTTTCGAAGAAAACTTGAAATTGTTACACCCATTTATGCCTTTCTTAACGGAAGAAGTTTGGCAGCACATTGACGAGCGTACTCCTGAAGATGCATTGATCGTGGCCCAATGGCCAAAAGCGAAAGAAGTGAATTCAGCCCTAATTGCCGAGTTTGAATTTGCTTCCGAGGTAATTTCAGGGGTTAGAACCATCAGAAAAGAGAAAAACATTCCTCAAAAAGATGCTTTAGAACTCTTTATGTTGAATGGTGAGAAAGTAGGCAATCAGATGGATGCCATCATTCTTAAACTAGGAAATCTGTCAAAAATGGAGGCAGTGGATGCCAGTTTGGAAGGAGCTTTGACTTTTAGGGTAAAGAGTAACGAGTATTTTATTCCAATAAGTGGCGCCATTGATGTTGAAGCGGAAATTGCCAAGATTACGGAGGAGCTCAATTATACCAAAGGATTTTTAAAATCTGTGGAAAAGAAGTTGAGCAATGAGCGTTTTGTGAACAACGCCCCTGAAAAAGTGGTGGCCATGGAACGCAAAAAAGCTGCCGATGCCGAAGCCAAAATTGAGACTTTGGAAAAGAGTTTGGCCAGTTTAAAATAA
- a CDS encoding Gfo/Idh/MocA family protein: MKNLNRRSFIQKTSLTAAAISIAPTYLKANSDRPLSSTYMGGFAAPKLEKVRAAFIGVGARGGTHAKFFAALEGTEVVAICDLYEDLVKEKTQWVKEASGPDRHQNMAQYWGDEDKWRTMLKEVKPDVVFIATNWVNHAPMAIGAMENGAHAFVEVPIATTIQDMWDIVDASERTQKHCMMLENVNYSRDELMFLNMCRQGVVGEILHGEAAYIHELRWQMEEQERGTGSWRTPHYAKRNGNLYPTHGLGPVAQYMSLARQEDTFGSLVSFSTPARGRELYAEKNYPADHKWNKLDFKGGDLNTSIIKTSLGKTIMVQWDETSPRPYSRLNLVQGTKGALAGFPTRVALEGGVEGLTKDHHSWVQGEQLEKLYEKYDHPLYKRLNEAAKGSGHGGMDGIMVYRIVECLQQGLPLDQNVYEGCLWSAVSPLSERSVASGGAPQPFPDFTRGNWKETAPLEIIS; encoded by the coding sequence ATGAAAAACCTCAATAGAAGAAGTTTTATCCAAAAAACCTCATTGACCGCGGCGGCAATTTCCATAGCCCCAACTTATTTAAAAGCCAATTCGGATAGACCACTTTCATCAACATACATGGGTGGATTTGCCGCACCTAAACTGGAAAAGGTGCGTGCAGCATTTATCGGAGTAGGAGCACGGGGAGGAACCCACGCCAAGTTTTTTGCTGCTCTGGAAGGCACCGAAGTCGTCGCCATCTGTGATTTATACGAGGATTTGGTAAAAGAAAAGACCCAGTGGGTAAAAGAGGCCAGTGGGCCAGACCGACATCAGAATATGGCCCAATACTGGGGTGATGAGGACAAGTGGCGTACCATGCTCAAAGAAGTAAAGCCCGATGTGGTGTTTATTGCCACGAACTGGGTAAATCACGCACCTATGGCCATTGGAGCCATGGAAAATGGAGCACACGCATTCGTTGAGGTTCCAATCGCTACCACCATTCAAGATATGTGGGATATTGTGGATGCCAGTGAACGTACTCAAAAACATTGCATGATGCTGGAAAATGTTAATTACAGCCGTGATGAGTTGATGTTCCTCAATATGTGCAGGCAAGGTGTGGTTGGTGAAATTTTGCACGGCGAAGCAGCCTACATTCACGAACTGCGTTGGCAAATGGAAGAGCAGGAGCGGGGCACGGGTTCTTGGAGGACGCCCCACTATGCCAAACGGAATGGAAACTTGTACCCGACCCACGGTTTGGGTCCTGTTGCCCAATATATGAGCTTGGCGAGACAAGAAGATACCTTTGGCAGTTTGGTTTCTTTCTCTACGCCCGCAAGAGGACGCGAGCTGTATGCAGAAAAAAATTATCCAGCCGATCATAAATGGAACAAACTCGATTTTAAAGGAGGAGATTTGAATACGTCCATAATTAAAACCTCCCTTGGGAAAACCATTATGGTGCAATGGGACGAGACCAGCCCAAGGCCCTATTCCCGATTGAACTTGGTGCAGGGAACCAAAGGTGCGTTGGCAGGATTTCCGACCCGCGTAGCGCTGGAAGGTGGCGTGGAAGGGCTCACCAAGGACCATCACTCTTGGGTACAAGGAGAACAATTGGAAAAATTATACGAAAAATACGACCACCCACTCTACAAAAGATTGAACGAAGCAGCCAAAGGAAGTGGACACGGCGGAATGGACGGCATTATGGTATATCGAATTGTGGAATGCCTGCAACAAGGACTTCCGTTGGACCAAAATGTGTACGAAGGATGTTTGTGGAGTGCCGTTTCTCCTTTAAGCGAGCGTTCAGTGGCAAGTGGGGGAGCACCGCAACCCTTTCCAGATTTTACCAGAGGCAACTGGAAAGAAACAGCGCCTTTGGAGATTATAAGCTAA
- a CDS encoding anti-sigma factor, with the protein MKEKVKIFLESDILEKYLLGDTTKEESQKAERYIAMYPEIRETYDMLQKNLETFANMYAKKTPEGLKEIILASAKKETMVSKKYMRYAVAASIAIMIFAGSSLFFWNENQTLQEKNTMVTNQIKYLEDNMKDQLADMRNQFIVLNNPSTKKYTVKGEREAKELKAIAYINPVKKLSYINVSNVPELPEDKCFQMWAEVNGELVNLGVIKNFDEKDKLLALPYADNAVSYITIEPKGGNNTPSVDNIVANIKY; encoded by the coding sequence ATGAAGGAAAAAGTTAAAATATTTTTAGAATCCGACATCTTGGAAAAGTACCTTTTGGGAGATACCACTAAAGAAGAATCCCAAAAGGCCGAAAGGTATATTGCCATGTATCCCGAAATAAGGGAAACCTACGATATGCTCCAAAAAAACCTAGAGACCTTTGCCAACATGTATGCCAAAAAGACCCCAGAAGGTCTAAAAGAAATCATATTGGCCAGCGCAAAAAAGGAGACGATGGTAAGCAAAAAGTACATGCGTTATGCCGTAGCGGCCAGTATCGCCATAATGATTTTTGCCGGTTCCTCCCTATTCTTTTGGAACGAGAACCAAACGCTTCAAGAAAAAAATACCATGGTCACCAACCAAATCAAGTATTTGGAGGATAACATGAAAGACCAATTGGCGGACATGAGAAACCAATTCATTGTACTGAACAACCCCTCGACCAAAAAGTATACAGTAAAAGGTGAGCGCGAAGCCAAGGAACTCAAGGCCATCGCATATATTAATCCCGTTAAAAAACTTTCTTATATCAACGTAAGCAATGTTCCAGAACTTCCCGAGGACAAATGCTTCCAGATGTGGGCCGAGGTGAACGGAGAGTTGGTGAATTTAGGTGTAATCAAAAACTTTGATGAAAAAGATAAACTTCTTGCGCTTCCTTATGCCGATAATGCAGTAAGTTACATCACCATTGAACCAAAAGGTGGCAACAACACCCCATCGGTCGACAATATCGTGGCCAACATCAAATATTAA
- a CDS encoding aspartyl protease family protein: MLRKNIIFFALLFFAPLFIWSQGYRLPDGEKFQKIKFELINNLIIIPVEINGTELTFILDSGVSKPILFNLSESDSIPINNVSEVTIRGLGGGEPMKALSSKNNAFKLGGARNYSQDLYVVLDRGINFSTTLGIPVHGIMGYDLFRDFIVEVNYSSKKIKLHNPELYKYRNKRKTQTIPLIVEKRKAYVEGTVLMKDTANVPVKLLVDTGSSDALWLFPAPEKGLEIPEKNYEDHLGRGLSGDIFGKRSKINGVRIGDFELEEAKVAFPYLESFQGLESMGDRNGSLGGEVLKRFNMVFDYARGLVTLKKNGNFKDSFQYNLAGIDLQHNGLRYIAESIADVNGIVKEDKADTFGNVQILLENKTRLSLVPEIVVSGIRAGSPAAEAGLREGDVILAVNGKRVHKYKLQEILKMINEREGKRIKVLIERYNRDLLFTFVLKKMFDDD; encoded by the coding sequence ATGTTGAGGAAAAACATCATCTTTTTTGCACTTCTTTTTTTTGCACCCTTGTTTATTTGGTCGCAAGGATATCGATTGCCCGATGGTGAAAAATTCCAAAAGATAAAGTTTGAGCTGATCAACAACCTTATTATAATTCCAGTAGAAATCAACGGTACCGAGCTTACCTTTATTTTGGATTCGGGGGTCAGTAAGCCTATACTTTTTAATCTTTCCGAGTCGGATTCCATACCTATCAACAATGTTTCCGAGGTCACCATTCGCGGCCTTGGCGGCGGAGAGCCGATGAAGGCCTTAAGTTCCAAAAACAATGCCTTTAAACTCGGTGGGGCGAGAAATTACTCCCAAGACCTTTATGTGGTTTTGGATCGGGGAATCAATTTTTCTACCACTCTTGGTATTCCTGTGCACGGAATTATGGGGTACGACCTTTTTAGGGATTTTATTGTTGAAGTGAATTATAGCTCAAAAAAAATAAAACTGCATAATCCAGAACTTTATAAGTATCGGAACAAAAGAAAAACACAGACCATCCCTCTTATCGTGGAGAAACGAAAAGCCTATGTAGAAGGTACTGTTTTAATGAAGGATACCGCCAATGTTCCCGTGAAATTGTTGGTGGATACCGGAAGTAGTGATGCCTTGTGGCTGTTTCCGGCACCGGAAAAAGGCTTGGAAATCCCAGAGAAGAATTATGAGGACCACTTGGGTAGGGGGTTAAGCGGTGATATTTTTGGAAAGCGAAGTAAAATCAATGGGGTTCGGATAGGCGATTTTGAACTTGAAGAAGCCAAGGTAGCATTTCCTTACCTTGAATCTTTTCAGGGATTGGAAAGTATGGGCGACCGAAATGGCAGCTTGGGGGGCGAAGTGCTTAAACGTTTTAATATGGTGTTCGATTATGCCCGAGGTCTGGTTACCTTAAAAAAGAATGGCAACTTCAAAGACTCCTTCCAATACAATTTAGCTGGAATAGATTTACAGCACAACGGTTTGCGTTATATCGCAGAGAGTATTGCCGATGTCAATGGAATAGTAAAAGAGGACAAAGCGGACACTTTTGGCAATGTTCAAATTTTATTGGAAAACAAGACCCGTTTAAGTCTTGTTCCTGAAATAGTGGTATCCGGTATTCGTGCAGGAAGTCCCGCAGCAGAGGCGGGTTTGCGCGAAGGGGATGTGATTTTAGCGGTAAACGGAAAAAGAGTTCATAAGTACAAGCTACAGGAAATCCTTAAAATGATTAACGAAAGAGAAGGAAAGCGGATAAAAGTATTGATCGAACGATACAATAGGGATTTGCTGTTCACTTTTGTCCTTAAGAAGATGTTTGATGACGACTAA
- a CDS encoding RNA polymerase sigma factor, which translates to MEKTDDSIKEIIQKAKEGNQIAFSTLLDTFWNDVYGFQILRTKNENDAEDITIRTFSRAFDKIDTYDETYEFKTWLITISKNLHVDLLRKRKRSLMNEMDSRGDEVKKVLDETPTVEDRLITEQNLAHLLQDIKKLKPHYQKVINLRYFQEMSYADIAKELNEPVNNVKVKLLRAKKLLAEIIKKK; encoded by the coding sequence TTGGAAAAAACCGACGATTCCATCAAGGAGATTATACAAAAGGCAAAAGAAGGAAACCAAATTGCCTTTAGTACACTCTTGGACACTTTTTGGAACGATGTTTACGGTTTTCAGATACTTCGCACCAAAAATGAAAATGACGCAGAAGACATAACCATAAGAACATTTTCGAGGGCCTTTGATAAAATTGACACCTACGATGAAACTTATGAATTTAAGACCTGGCTCATCACCATTTCCAAAAACCTTCATGTGGACCTTCTCCGAAAACGCAAGCGGAGCCTCATGAACGAAATGGATTCCCGAGGGGACGAGGTTAAAAAAGTCTTGGACGAAACCCCCACGGTCGAGGACCGTTTGATCACGGAGCAAAACCTTGCCCATCTCCTACAGGACATCAAAAAATTAAAACCGCATTACCAAAAAGTCATCAACCTGCGCTATTTTCAAGAAATGAGCTATGCCGATATTGCCAAAGAACTCAACGAACCCGTGAACAATGTAAAGGTGAAATTGCTCCGGGCCAAAAAACTTTTGGCAGAGATCATCAAAAAAAAGTGA
- the murB gene encoding UDP-N-acetylmuramate dehydrogenase — protein sequence MNIQENISLKSYNTFGIDVKARFFVEITGLVQLQKALELKAYPKKFIISGGSNMLLTKDIDALVMHINLKGITVVEEGKNSVEVKVMAGENWHELVMWSLEQGYGGLENLSLIPGNVGTAPIQNIGAYGVELKDVFVSCAAMDVKTGELEGFDKEACEFGYRDSIFKNKAKDKFIITSVVLRLTKKDHVLHTGYGSIENELKNKGIVHPSIKDVSDAVIAIRRSKLPDPKEIGNSGSFFKNPIIPKKAFDKFIKKNPNAPFYEMDDNQYKIPAGWLIEQCGFKGKRFGDAAVHDKQALVLVNHGNATGKEILHLAKKIQEEVQKTFKIKIQPEVNIIK from the coding sequence GTGAATATTCAGGAAAACATATCCTTAAAAAGCTACAATACCTTTGGTATTGACGTAAAAGCACGGTTTTTTGTTGAGATTACCGGGCTGGTCCAACTTCAAAAAGCGCTTGAACTCAAGGCTTACCCAAAAAAGTTCATAATCAGCGGAGGGAGCAATATGCTGCTCACCAAGGATATTGATGCCCTTGTGATGCACATTAACCTCAAGGGTATTACCGTTGTCGAGGAAGGCAAAAACAGTGTGGAGGTGAAGGTAATGGCCGGTGAAAATTGGCATGAATTGGTGATGTGGAGCCTGGAACAGGGTTACGGCGGACTTGAAAACCTTTCGTTGATTCCAGGGAACGTGGGTACTGCGCCCATCCAAAATATTGGTGCCTACGGCGTGGAGCTCAAGGATGTTTTTGTGAGCTGTGCCGCCATGGATGTAAAAACTGGGGAATTGGAAGGCTTTGACAAAGAAGCATGTGAATTTGGTTACCGGGATTCCATCTTTAAAAACAAAGCAAAGGATAAATTCATTATTACTTCGGTAGTTTTAAGACTGACCAAGAAAGATCATGTACTGCACACGGGGTATGGCTCCATTGAGAATGAACTGAAAAACAAGGGAATTGTTCACCCATCCATAAAAGATGTTTCCGATGCCGTGATCGCAATCAGAAGAAGCAAATTGCCCGACCCCAAAGAAATTGGAAATAGCGGCAGTTTTTTTAAGAATCCTATTATTCCTAAAAAAGCATTTGATAAATTCATTAAAAAGAATCCCAATGCGCCTTTTTATGAGATGGATGACAATCAATATAAAATTCCAGCTGGTTGGCTCATTGAGCAATGCGGGTTTAAGGGAAAACGGTTTGGTGATGCAGCAGTACACGATAAACAAGCCTTGGTCTTGGTGAACCACGGCAACGCTACGGGCAAGGAAATACTTCATTTGGCCAAAAAAATTCAAGAAGAAGTACAAAAAACCTTTAAAATAAAAATTCAGCCAGAGGTGAACATAATAAAATAA
- a CDS encoding pyridoxal phosphate-dependent aminotransferase, whose product MPSISKKGTQMPASPIRKLVPYAEAAKKRGTHVIHLNIGQPDIKTPKVALDAVRNHTIEVLEYSMTQGSEEYRQKIAAYYAKRDIFVDAEDIIVTTGGSEALSFTMGSIMDNDDEIIIPEPFYANYNGFATAAGVKVQPIASSIENNFALPPISKFEELITPKTKAILICNPGNPTGYLYSKEEIEQLADLVKKHNLFLVADEVYREFTYDGREHYSILQVDGLEQHAIVVDSVSKRYSMCGARIGCLISKNTEVIATAMKFAQARLSPPTFAQIASEAALETPQEYFDDVIEEYVSRRNLLITELNKLEGVKVATPQGAFYCVAELPIEDADHFAQWLLESYELNGNTVMVAPAAGFYATPGLGKNQIRIAYVLEKEQLVKAVQILGKALTEYNA is encoded by the coding sequence ATGCCTAGTATCTCGAAGAAAGGGACACAAATGCCCGCATCGCCCATCCGTAAATTGGTACCCTACGCAGAGGCTGCAAAAAAACGGGGAACCCATGTAATCCACCTCAACATTGGACAACCCGATATCAAAACACCAAAGGTGGCTTTGGATGCTGTACGAAACCATACTATTGAGGTACTTGAATACAGCATGACCCAGGGTTCCGAAGAATACCGTCAAAAAATTGCTGCTTATTATGCCAAACGGGACATTTTTGTTGATGCCGAAGATATTATTGTAACCACAGGAGGGTCCGAAGCATTATCTTTTACCATGGGGTCCATTATGGACAACGATGATGAAATCATTATACCTGAGCCATTTTATGCCAACTATAACGGTTTTGCCACTGCTGCGGGGGTTAAAGTACAACCTATTGCTTCATCCATTGAAAATAATTTTGCCCTCCCTCCCATTTCCAAGTTTGAAGAGCTCATTACTCCAAAAACAAAGGCTATCCTTATTTGTAACCCTGGGAATCCCACGGGATACCTTTATAGCAAAGAAGAAATAGAACAATTGGCCGATTTGGTCAAAAAACACAACCTTTTTTTGGTGGCAGATGAAGTGTACCGCGAATTCACCTACGATGGAAGGGAGCATTACTCTATTCTTCAGGTTGATGGGCTGGAACAACACGCCATTGTTGTAGACTCCGTTTCCAAGCGTTACAGTATGTGCGGGGCACGGATCGGTTGTTTGATTTCCAAAAACACCGAGGTAATAGCAACTGCAATGAAATTTGCCCAAGCAAGACTTTCTCCACCAACTTTTGCCCAAATTGCAAGTGAAGCGGCATTGGAAACCCCACAAGAATATTTTGATGATGTAATCGAGGAATATGTTTCTCGAAGAAACCTGCTCATCACAGAGCTCAACAAACTGGAAGGCGTAAAAGTAGCTACCCCACAAGGCGCCTTTTACTGCGTGGCAGAACTACCTATAGAAGATGCCGATCACTTTGCACAATGGTTGCTCGAAAGTTATGAACTCAATGGCAATACCGTGATGGTGGCTCCAGCAGCAGGCTTTTATGCCACGCCAGGTTTGGGAAAAAATCAGATAAGAATTGCCTATGTGCTCGAAAAAGAGCAACTTGTAAAGGCCGTCCAAATATTGGGCAAGGCCTTAACAGAGTACAACGCCTAG